The Phycisphaeraceae bacterium genome has a window encoding:
- the ccoN gene encoding cytochrome-c oxidase, cbb3-type subunit I, whose protein sequence is MTATEAASPASADGPLESFSYDDDIVRKFSAATMLWGLVGMLVGLIIALQLVMPAIEPGSWYEPIVAPLARLLDHEWLTFGRLRPLHTNAVIFAFAGNAIFAAVYYSTQRLCKARMWSDRLSRFHFWGWQAIIVSAAITLPLGITQSKEYAELEWPIDVAIAVVWLVFAFNFFATLKVRRERHLYVAIWFYIATIVAITVLHVFNNLVVPAGWLNSYPIYAGVQDAFMQWWYGHNAVAFFLTTPFLGLMYYFLPKAADRPVFSYRLSIVHFWSLVFIYIWAGPHHLHYTALPAWASTLGMLFSLMLWMPSWGGGINGLLTLRGAWSKLTDDPIIKFYVVGITFYMMSTFEGPMLSIKSVNALSHYTDWTIAHVHAGALGWVGFMTFGMIYWLAPRLYQAPLYSRALMSTHFWVATIGILLYVIPIYTAGITQGLMWLAFNEEGMLKYNFVETVMRLMPFYWVRVLGGTLYIAGACLCAYNLIRTWMARPATYEEPVHQAPALNPVYVDPPLEPSTLIGVTESAKKLDVFLKWQWHRRWEHLPLKFTFWTVIAVLSASAFEIVPTFVIKSNVPTIETVTPYTPLELAGRDIYISEGCYNCHSQMIRPLHAETERYGQYSKAGEFVYDHPFQWGSRRIGPDLHRVGGTKSHGWHVRHMIEPKSVTPGSIMPNYPHLVDRELDYLAIERMVSAMVKLGVPYSEDEVRNAAALAREQGRQIVATIIEQDGPDAADPAWETRQIVALVAYLQRLGTDLFRTPAAEDSAALADAASEKGAGHVGN, encoded by the coding sequence ATGACCGCAACAGAAGCCGCCTCGCCCGCCAGCGCCGACGGGCCGTTGGAATCGTTCTCCTACGACGACGACATTGTGCGCAAGTTCTCCGCCGCCACCATGTTGTGGGGACTGGTCGGCATGTTGGTCGGGCTGATCATCGCCCTGCAGCTGGTCATGCCCGCCATTGAGCCGGGTTCGTGGTACGAGCCGATCGTCGCCCCGCTGGCGCGCCTGCTGGACCACGAGTGGCTGACCTTCGGCCGGCTGCGTCCGCTGCACACCAACGCGGTCATCTTCGCCTTCGCGGGCAATGCCATCTTCGCGGCGGTGTATTACAGCACCCAGCGGCTGTGCAAGGCGCGCATGTGGTCCGACCGGCTCAGCCGATTCCACTTCTGGGGCTGGCAGGCCATCATCGTGTCGGCGGCGATCACCCTGCCGCTGGGAATCACGCAGAGCAAGGAGTACGCGGAACTGGAGTGGCCCATCGACGTGGCCATCGCGGTGGTGTGGCTGGTCTTCGCGTTCAACTTTTTCGCCACGCTGAAGGTCCGCCGCGAGCGGCACCTGTACGTCGCCATCTGGTTCTATATCGCCACCATTGTGGCGATCACCGTGCTGCACGTGTTCAACAACCTGGTGGTGCCCGCCGGGTGGCTCAACAGCTACCCGATCTACGCCGGCGTGCAGGACGCCTTCATGCAGTGGTGGTACGGTCACAACGCGGTGGCCTTTTTCCTGACCACGCCGTTCCTGGGGCTGATGTACTACTTCCTGCCCAAGGCGGCGGATCGTCCGGTCTTCTCGTACCGGCTGTCGATCGTTCACTTCTGGTCGCTGGTGTTCATCTACATCTGGGCGGGGCCGCACCACCTGCATTACACCGCGCTGCCGGCGTGGGCGAGCACGCTGGGCATGCTCTTTTCGCTGATGCTGTGGATGCCCTCGTGGGGCGGCGGCATCAACGGCCTGCTCACGCTCCGCGGCGCGTGGAGCAAACTCACGGACGACCCCATCATCAAGTTCTACGTCGTGGGCATCACCTTCTACATGATGTCCACGTTCGAGGGCCCGATGCTCTCGATCAAGAGCGTCAACGCCCTGTCCCACTACACCGACTGGACCATCGCCCACGTACATGCCGGGGCGCTGGGGTGGGTGGGGTTCATGACCTTTGGCATGATCTACTGGCTGGCGCCGCGGCTGTACCAGGCGCCGCTGTACTCGCGCGCGCTGATGAGCACCCACTTCTGGGTCGCCACCATCGGCATCCTGCTGTACGTGATCCCGATCTATACCGCGGGCATCACCCAGGGTCTGATGTGGCTGGCCTTCAACGAAGAGGGAATGCTCAAGTACAACTTCGTCGAGACGGTGATGCGGCTGATGCCGTTCTACTGGGTGCGCGTGCTGGGCGGCACGCTCTACATTGCGGGCGCGTGCCTGTGCGCGTACAACCTGATCCGCACATGGATGGCTCGCCCGGCGACGTACGAGGAGCCGGTCCACCAGGCGCCGGCGCTCAACCCGGTGTACGTCGATCCGCCCCTCGAGCCCTCCACGCTGATCGGCGTCACCGAGAGCGCCAAGAAGCTGGATGTCTTCCTGAAGTGGCAGTGGCACCGCCGCTGGGAGCACTTGCCGCTCAAGTTCACGTTCTGGACCGTGATCGCCGTGCTGAGCGCTTCGGCATTTGAGATCGTGCCGACGTTCGTCATCAAATCCAACGTGCCCACGATCGAGACGGTGACGCCCTACACGCCGCTGGAGCTGGCGGGACGCGACATCTACATCTCCGAGGGCTGCTACAACTGCCACTCACAGATGATCCGTCCGCTGCACGCCGAAACCGAGCGCTACGGTCAGTACAGCAAGGCGGGCGAGTTCGTCTATGACCACCCGTTCCAATGGGGCAGCCGGCGCATCGGCCCGGACCTGCACCGCGTGGGCGGCACCAAGAGCCACGGCTGGCACGTGCGTCACATGATCGAGCCCAAGTCGGTCACGCCCGGCTCGATCATGCCCAACTATCCGCACCTGGTGGACCGGGAGCTCGACTACCTCGCCATCGAGCGCATGGTGAGCGCCATGGTGAAACTGGGCGTGCCGTACTCGGAGGACGAGGTGCGGAATGCCGCGGCGCTGGCCCGCGAACAGGGGCGGCAGATCGTCGCCACCATCATCGAGCAGGATGGCCCCGACGCCGCCGATCCCGCGTGGGAGACGCGCCAGATCGTGGCTCTCGTCGCCTACCTGCAGCGACTGGGGACGGATCTCTTCAGAACGCCCGCCGCGGAGGACTCCGCCGCCCTGGCCGATGCCGCCAGCGAGAAGGGAGCGGGCCATGTGGGCAACTGA
- a CDS encoding cbb3-type cytochrome c oxidase subunit 3 — protein sequence MWATDARFVLLAAGVTWVEAALVLFFVMFLAVVIWTVVAKRDRFHAVSRIPLQDDRPVEPRLPAGGDRTGKESAHVR from the coding sequence ATGTGGGCAACTGACGCAAGGTTCGTGCTGCTGGCCGCAGGCGTGACCTGGGTGGAGGCGGCGCTGGTTCTGTTCTTCGTGATGTTTCTGGCGGTGGTGATCTGGACGGTCGTCGCGAAGCGGGATCGTTTTCACGCGGTCTCCCGCATTCCGCTGCAGGATGATCGGCCTGTCGAGCCGCGCCTGCCGGCTGGCGGCGATCGCACCGGAAAGGAGTCGGCCCATGTCAGGTAA
- a CDS encoding c-type cytochrome, translating into MSGKPTGGLLDHEYDGIKEFDNPLPGWWRWLFALSIFFSIGYWMWYHIGIGASIHDTYQQQVASYWEENLARLGWTKPTNEAIVMLSRNESVMAAMAGMFESNCAQCHRADLGGNIGPNLTDDEWKNVTKPEDIVRVIRDGVKGTGMTAWGTRFREPQMMLLAAYIVAQRGSNPPNPKAPEGMAIAPWDSFLPADGGGAAGK; encoded by the coding sequence ATGTCAGGTAAACCGACGGGCGGATTGCTCGACCACGAGTACGACGGGATCAAGGAGTTCGACAACCCGCTGCCCGGATGGTGGCGATGGCTCTTTGCGCTGTCGATCTTCTTCTCCATCGGGTACTGGATGTGGTACCACATCGGCATCGGGGCGAGCATCCACGACACCTATCAGCAGCAGGTCGCGTCGTACTGGGAGGAGAACCTGGCGCGGCTGGGCTGGACGAAGCCCACCAACGAAGCCATCGTGATGCTCAGCCGCAACGAGAGCGTCATGGCCGCTATGGCCGGAATGTTCGAGAGCAACTGCGCCCAGTGTCATCGGGCGGATTTGGGCGGCAACATCGGCCCGAACCTGACGGACGACGAGTGGAAGAACGTCACCAAGCCGGAGGACATCGTCCGCGTGATCCGCGACGGGGTGAAGGGCACCGGCATGACCGCGTGGGGTACGCGCTTCCGTGAGCCGCAGATGATGCTGCTGGCGGCCTACATCGTGGCTCAACGGGGCTCCAACCCACCTAATCCGAAAGCGCCGGAGGGCATGGCGATTGCGCCGTGGGATTCCTTCCTGCCTGCCGATGGCGGAGGCGCCGCGGGGAAATGA
- a CDS encoding 4Fe-4S binding protein: protein MTTAAPSEAPERVLSTLNRDGTRRWLDPRLSKGRFLARRRVVAYVLLVLYNALPWIEINGKPAMLLDVARREFTFFGTTFLSTDTLLLMLFIAGVFVLVFLLTALFGRVWCGWGCPQTVYMEFVFRPLERLCLGASPAARRQNAGAMPLRRALMYLAYFVVAFHLANTFLSYFVGARTVFQWSLGSPLNHPAAFLLVLAVTGLILFDFAYFREQVCIVACPYGRLQSVMLDRSSLIISYDEKRGEPRGKKGSKDRGNKGTGHQGIEGSRGQGSEPGAGDSHLSSRSALHASMPLALMPAPTGDCIDCRLCVTTCPTGIDIRDGLQMECIGCAQCIDACDAVMEKIGRPRGLIRYSSREAMEAGRKHLLRPRVILYPGLLLVIASLFVLVLVNRAPADITLLRASTRPYVTLTDGRVVNEVTVKIVNRTDELRRYDFSIEDMAGGAMETITPVIEVAPGETGQVVLSITSPRGVFQRGMATATIIIRDDAGYEKRMPHRLQGPFGGGTRGGSAVSESDE, encoded by the coding sequence ATGACCACCGCCGCACCATCCGAGGCCCCGGAGCGCGTACTTTCGACGCTCAACCGCGACGGCACGCGCCGGTGGCTTGACCCCCGGCTCTCCAAGGGTCGTTTTCTGGCGCGCCGGCGTGTCGTGGCCTACGTGCTGCTGGTGCTCTACAACGCGCTGCCGTGGATTGAGATCAACGGCAAGCCGGCGATGCTGCTGGACGTGGCGCGGCGCGAGTTCACGTTCTTCGGAACCACGTTCCTCTCCACCGACACCCTGCTGCTGATGCTGTTCATCGCGGGTGTGTTCGTGCTGGTGTTTCTGCTCACCGCGCTCTTCGGGCGCGTGTGGTGCGGCTGGGGCTGCCCGCAGACGGTGTACATGGAATTCGTGTTCCGTCCGCTGGAGCGGCTCTGCCTCGGCGCCTCGCCTGCGGCCCGCAGGCAGAACGCCGGCGCCATGCCGCTGCGCCGGGCGCTGATGTACCTGGCGTACTTCGTCGTTGCGTTCCACCTTGCCAACACGTTTCTGTCGTATTTCGTGGGAGCAAGGACGGTGTTCCAGTGGTCGCTCGGTTCGCCGCTCAATCATCCTGCGGCGTTTCTGCTGGTGCTGGCGGTGACGGGGCTGATCCTCTTCGATTTTGCGTACTTCCGCGAGCAGGTGTGCATCGTGGCCTGCCCGTATGGGCGGCTCCAGTCGGTGATGCTCGACCGCTCCTCGCTCATCATTTCGTATGACGAGAAGCGCGGCGAGCCGCGGGGGAAGAAGGGATCGAAGGATCGAGGGAACAAGGGAACGGGGCATCAAGGGATCGAGGGATCGAGGGGCCAAGGGAGCGAGCCGGGGGCTGGCGACTCCCACCTGTCCTCGCGCTCGGCCCTCCACGCCTCGATGCCTCTTGCCTTGATGCCCGCTCCAACCGGCGATTGCATCGACTGCCGCCTGTGCGTTACGACCTGTCCCACCGGCATCGACATCCGCGATGGCTTGCAGATGGAGTGCATCGGCTGTGCCCAGTGCATCGACGCCTGCGATGCGGTGATGGAGAAGATCGGTCGCCCGCGGGGGCTGATCCGCTACTCATCGCGGGAGGCGATGGAGGCGGGGCGCAAGCACCTGCTGCGCCCGCGCGTGATTCTGTATCCGGGGCTGCTGCTGGTCATCGCATCTCTCTTCGTGCTGGTGCTGGTCAACCGCGCCCCGGCGGACATCACGCTGCTGCGCGCCAGTACGCGGCCGTATGTGACGCTGACCGACGGTCGCGTCGTCAACGAAGTGACAGTCAAGATCGTCAACCGCACCGACGAGTTGCGACGGTATGATTTTTCCATCGAAGACATGGCGGGCGGCGCGATGGAAACAATCACGCCCGTGATCGAGGTTGCGCCGGGGGAGACCGGTCAGGTCGTGCTCTCGATCACGTCGCCGCGCGGTGTGTTTCAGCGCGGCATGGCGACGGCGACCATCATCATCCGCGATGATGCGGGGTACGAGAAGCGGATGCCTCACCGGCTGCAGGGGCCGTTCGGCGGGGGAACCAGAGGCGGGTCAGCCGTTTCGGAGAGCGACGAATGA
- a CDS encoding sulfite exporter TauE/SafE family protein codes for MITLIAAVFAASIVGSLHCAGMCGGVLALAIGVAGGDATPRWRLQTAYHAGRLTTYSGLGLLAGAIGSTMDRATIAGIERPAAIVAGAVMIAFGAMALARVCGLRGLRVRSVSGWPALQRVIRYGYDFAFSRSGLLRAATLGLLTGLLPCGWLWVFVAAAAATGDAATGAITMAVFWSGTLPILAAAGAGMQALAGPLQRHLPKLTAIVLIAVGAWTVSARAFGPSMLTRLPGDAREHGIHAALNHIDSIDESDLPCCTHDDVDDSN; via the coding sequence ATGATCACACTCATCGCAGCCGTCTTCGCGGCGAGCATCGTCGGTTCGCTCCACTGCGCGGGCATGTGCGGCGGCGTGCTGGCCCTGGCCATCGGCGTGGCCGGGGGTGACGCCACGCCGCGATGGCGATTACAGACCGCCTATCACGCGGGGCGACTGACGACCTATTCAGGACTCGGACTTCTGGCGGGTGCGATTGGGTCAACGATGGACCGGGCCACGATCGCCGGCATCGAGCGCCCAGCCGCGATCGTGGCCGGCGCGGTCATGATCGCCTTCGGCGCGATGGCTCTGGCCCGCGTGTGCGGCCTGCGCGGCTTGCGCGTGCGTTCGGTGTCGGGATGGCCCGCACTGCAACGTGTCATCCGGTACGGCTACGACTTCGCCTTCTCCCGCTCCGGCCTGCTGCGGGCGGCGACGCTCGGGCTGCTCACCGGTCTGCTGCCCTGCGGCTGGCTCTGGGTGTTCGTCGCGGCGGCGGCGGCTACGGGAGATGCGGCGACCGGCGCCATCACCATGGCGGTTTTCTGGTCGGGCACGCTGCCGATCCTGGCCGCGGCGGGGGCAGGCATGCAAGCGCTCGCCGGGCCGTTGCAACGGCATCTGCCGAAGCTCACGGCGATCGTGCTGATCGCGGTCGGCGCGTGGACGGTGAGCGCCCGGGCGTTCGGACCTTCGATGCTGACGCGCCTGCCCGGCGATGCTCGTGAGCACGGCATCCATGCGGCGCTGAACCACATCGACTCCATCGACGAATCGGACCTTCCCTGTTGCACCCATGACGACGTTGACGATTCCAACTGA
- a CDS encoding heavy metal translocating P-type ATPase: MVAPPCAARTACTHCGLPVPAGLIESGAAEQFCCAGCRTVHDILHRSGLGRFYAVRHRTGAAPRPARPSNGSFAGFDDPAYFAASCRAISPARCETEFYLEGVHCAACVWLVEKLPRLTPGVIEARLDLGRGMVHLAWDPRVIALSEIARRLDRLGYVPHPARGHAARERHRAEDRRRMVRIAVAGAIAGNVMVISFAMYGAMFHAMEQEFLSLFRWSTLGLATVSVAWPGREFFRGAWKALHARTVNMDLPIAIGLSAGLIAGAVNTVRGGGEVYFDSITVLILLLLSGRFLQTRRQRAGYEAVEAMLALTPSTARRIEGDGLREVPITSIARGDRLEVRAGDSFPADAVVREGASNIDRAILTGESRPVPAGVGDVVHAGTTNLGARLVVEVTETGESTRIGRLMRLVSESAHARPRLVRLADRVASVFVIVVLTIAAGTAGAWMLVDPSRALECSMALLIVTCPCALGMATPLAVVASLGQAARRGILIKGGDVIERLASPGLAVLDKTGTVTAGEMSLVSWHGDDSLKPIAAAVERHSAHPIARAMVMGLRAETSEPDDSVEVLAVTETTGRGMTAMVRTAAGEQAIRIGSRAFVTDQGAQPPALIDRVEHDLTIRAVSPVFIAVDGVVRAVAGVGDPIKPDAAAVVAELRRRGWRVAILSGDHPDVVRVVGASIGVEPGDCHGGVSPEDKAEWIREAAAQGPVMMIGDGVNDAAALAAATVGVAVKGGAEAALQAADVFIASRGLAPVVEMLDGAKRALRVIRRNVAASLGYNAIATALAVTGVINPLIAAIMMPISSLTVVTLSFRSRTFGGPPCQ; the protein is encoded by the coding sequence TTGGTCGCACCGCCCTGTGCGGCCAGGACCGCCTGCACCCACTGTGGTCTGCCCGTCCCCGCCGGGCTGATCGAGTCCGGCGCGGCGGAACAGTTCTGCTGCGCCGGCTGCCGCACGGTGCATGACATCCTTCACCGAAGTGGCCTGGGGCGTTTCTACGCCGTGCGCCATCGCACGGGCGCCGCCCCTCGACCGGCGCGACCTTCGAATGGGTCCTTCGCGGGCTTTGATGACCCGGCGTACTTTGCGGCGTCGTGCCGCGCGATCTCACCCGCGCGGTGCGAGACGGAGTTCTATCTTGAGGGCGTCCACTGCGCCGCCTGTGTGTGGCTGGTGGAGAAACTGCCACGATTGACCCCGGGCGTGATCGAAGCGCGGCTGGACCTGGGCCGCGGCATGGTCCATCTGGCGTGGGATCCGCGCGTGATCGCGTTGTCGGAGATCGCACGTCGGCTGGACCGGCTCGGCTACGTGCCGCACCCGGCGCGCGGGCACGCGGCGCGTGAGCGCCATCGCGCCGAGGACCGCCGTCGCATGGTGCGCATCGCCGTGGCGGGAGCCATTGCGGGCAACGTGATGGTGATCTCCTTCGCGATGTACGGAGCGATGTTCCACGCCATGGAGCAGGAGTTTCTTTCGCTCTTCCGCTGGTCCACGCTGGGTCTGGCGACGGTGAGCGTGGCGTGGCCCGGGCGCGAGTTCTTCCGCGGCGCGTGGAAAGCCCTGCACGCCCGTACCGTCAACATGGACCTTCCCATCGCCATCGGCCTTTCCGCGGGTCTGATCGCGGGGGCGGTCAACACCGTGCGCGGCGGCGGCGAGGTCTACTTCGACTCCATCACCGTACTCATTCTGCTGCTGCTTTCCGGGCGATTCCTGCAGACCCGCCGCCAGCGCGCCGGGTACGAGGCAGTTGAAGCCATGCTGGCGCTCACGCCGTCGACCGCGCGGCGGATTGAGGGCGATGGTCTACGGGAGGTTCCCATCACTTCCATCGCGCGCGGCGATCGGCTGGAAGTTCGCGCGGGCGATTCCTTCCCGGCGGACGCCGTGGTGCGCGAAGGCGCCTCGAACATCGATCGCGCGATTCTGACCGGTGAGTCGCGCCCCGTGCCGGCAGGGGTCGGCGACGTGGTTCACGCGGGCACGACCAACCTTGGCGCGCGCCTCGTGGTGGAGGTGACGGAGACGGGCGAATCCACCCGCATCGGGCGATTGATGCGACTGGTGTCGGAGAGCGCCCATGCGCGGCCGCGCCTGGTGCGGCTGGCGGATCGGGTTGCGTCGGTGTTCGTGATCGTGGTGCTCACCATCGCGGCGGGCACGGCGGGTGCGTGGATGCTCGTCGATCCCTCACGCGCCCTGGAATGCTCGATGGCGCTGCTCATTGTCACCTGTCCGTGCGCGCTGGGCATGGCCACACCGCTGGCGGTGGTGGCGTCGCTGGGCCAGGCGGCGCGGCGGGGGATTCTCATCAAGGGCGGCGACGTGATCGAGCGGCTTGCCTCGCCCGGGCTGGCCGTGCTGGACAAGACCGGAACCGTCACCGCGGGTGAGATGTCTCTTGTGTCGTGGCACGGTGACGATTCGCTCAAGCCCATCGCCGCGGCGGTCGAGCGGCACTCGGCACACCCGATCGCCAGAGCGATGGTGATGGGGCTGAGGGCGGAGACGTCCGAACCGGACGACTCGGTTGAAGTGCTCGCCGTGACTGAAACGACCGGTCGAGGCATGACAGCGATGGTTCGAACCGCGGCCGGAGAGCAGGCCATCCGGATCGGCAGCCGCGCGTTCGTGACAGATCAGGGCGCACAACCGCCTGCGTTGATCGATCGGGTCGAGCATGACCTGACGATTCGCGCCGTATCGCCGGTGTTCATCGCGGTGGACGGCGTGGTGCGCGCTGTGGCGGGCGTTGGCGACCCCATCAAGCCGGACGCCGCGGCCGTGGTCGCTGAGCTGCGCCGGCGCGGCTGGCGCGTGGCGATTCTCTCGGGCGATCACCCGGACGTGGTGAGGGTGGTGGGGGCGTCGATCGGCGTCGAGCCGGGCGACTGTCACGGCGGCGTGTCGCCGGAAGACAAGGCCGAATGGATCCGCGAGGCCGCGGCGCAGGGACCGGTGATGATGATCGGCGACGGGGTGAACGACGCCGCCGCGCTCGCCGCCGCCACGGTGGGCGTGGCGGTGAAGGGCGGCGCGGAAGCCGCGCTTCAGGCGGCTGACGTGTTCATCGCGTCACGTGGGCTGGCCCCGGTGGTGGAGATGCTCGACGGCGCCAAGCGCGCGCTGCGAGTCATCCGGCGCAACGTGGCGGCGTCGCTGGGATACAACGCCATCGCCACCGCGCTGGCGGTGACAGGCGTCATCAACCCGCTCATCGCCGCGATCATGATGCCGATCAGTTCGCTGACGGTTGTGACGCTCTCATTCCGCTCGCGCACGTTTGGAGGGCCGCCATGTCAGTGA
- the ccoS gene encoding cbb3-type cytochrome oxidase assembly protein CcoS: MSVIYVVFGLGLLVVAAAIAAFIWAAKSGQYDDLDTPSVRMIVDDE, from the coding sequence ATGTCAGTGATCTACGTGGTCTTCGGACTCGGTCTGCTAGTGGTGGCTGCGGCGATCGCCGCGTTCATCTGGGCGGCCAAGTCGGGTCAGTATGACGACCTCGATACGCCGTCGGTGCGGATGATCGTGGATGATGAGTGA
- a CDS encoding beta galactosidase jelly roll domain-containing protein, which produces MTITIALAAMASGIAAASLLRASPDPPATGTEIDYRSYFPPGLEPDVSTQVNARLNIQMDLLENVDGVDRGRAIEALRDTVLDDANHEQLRLYTLTIIGTLISDGDLSADEIKPLAQTFLDVVHQTEMPSTPSMRAAARASMIGTELFVFQEFLAAIDRVESDPEVLAYFLQFDIVPSWLKSEPKGVGKAGNTALPDEKEEVAPRRIVPTAEFGSIEWRYTLEKPSDDAAWANPAFDDSKWLTGKAGFGTSNTPSAKVGTEWTAESIWLRHHFKIDSLPEHPLRLRFHHNDDAEVFINGARIVELKGRTKWYKEIEFPKEAREALVKGENVLAVTCRNLGGPQYIDVGIIEVVPAPKDEAKEAGKQAESATGTSPDAPKGK; this is translated from the coding sequence GTGACCATCACCATCGCACTCGCTGCGATGGCTTCTGGAATTGCAGCCGCGTCACTTCTACGGGCAAGTCCCGATCCGCCCGCAACCGGGACGGAGATTGACTATCGTTCGTACTTCCCACCGGGGCTCGAACCTGACGTCTCGACCCAGGTGAACGCCCGTCTCAACATCCAGATGGACTTGCTGGAGAACGTCGACGGAGTTGATCGAGGTCGAGCCATTGAGGCGCTGCGCGACACGGTGTTGGATGACGCAAACCATGAGCAGTTGCGGCTATATACGCTCACAATCATCGGGACGCTCATTAGTGATGGCGATCTTAGCGCCGACGAGATCAAGCCGTTGGCCCAGACCTTTCTTGATGTTGTGCATCAAACAGAGATGCCATCCACGCCCTCGATGCGAGCGGCTGCGCGGGCGAGCATGATTGGGACCGAACTGTTCGTGTTTCAGGAGTTCCTGGCGGCAATTGATAGAGTCGAATCGGACCCTGAGGTGCTCGCCTACTTCCTGCAGTTCGACATTGTCCCATCATGGCTCAAGTCGGAACCGAAAGGAGTCGGCAAAGCCGGCAATACCGCGCTGCCCGACGAGAAGGAGGAGGTCGCACCGCGTCGAATCGTCCCCACCGCCGAGTTCGGGTCGATCGAGTGGCGGTACACACTCGAGAAGCCAAGTGATGATGCCGCTTGGGCCAACCCTGCTTTCGACGACTCGAAATGGCTGACCGGCAAGGCGGGATTCGGCACGTCCAACACGCCAAGCGCCAAGGTGGGCACCGAGTGGACCGCCGAATCCATCTGGCTGCGCCATCACTTCAAGATCGACTCGCTGCCCGAGCATCCTCTCCGGCTTCGGTTCCACCACAACGATGACGCCGAAGTGTTCATCAACGGCGCGCGCATCGTCGAGTTGAAGGGGCGCACGAAGTGGTACAAGGAAATCGAGTTCCCGAAGGAAGCACGCGAAGCGCTCGTCAAGGGTGAAAACGTGCTGGCCGTGACGTGCAGGAACCTGGGCGGCCCTCAGTACATCGACGTGGGGATTATCGAGGTCGTGCCGGCACCCAAGGATGAGGCGAAGGAAGCCGGCAAGCAGGCCGAGTCTGCCACGGGAACATCGCCCGATGCGCCGAAGGGCAAGTAG
- a CDS encoding citrate synthase (catalyzes the formation of citrate from acetyl-CoA and oxaloacetate) has translation MTATATPTTDKPASATKPATFKDPGLANVIAADTSMSFIDGAKGVLEYVGIDIDSLARNSTFEESVFLLWNRRLPRKSELDAFVKSIQQEYDIPDAMHGIIARIPADAVPMQALRTLVSALALFDPETEDGSPEANQRKSIRLLAKTATLIAAFDRHRKGKSFVKPDKSLNVATNFLWMLRGEKPTEAMAKALDVCLILHADHGFNASTFAAMVTISTLSDMYSAVTTAIGTLKGPLHGGANEEVMVMLQEIGSIDNVEPYIKGKLERKERIMGFGHRVYKAYDPRATYLKTFAQQIASDTGNQKLYEMSRKIEEIMREAVAAKGILPNVDFYSATTYYSLGLDVDLFTPMFAMSRVSGWCGHCIEYLAENKLIRPGADYVGPHGVKYVPIEQR, from the coding sequence ATGACCGCCACCGCCACGCCGACCACCGACAAGCCCGCCTCAGCCACCAAACCCGCCACCTTCAAGGATCCGGGTCTGGCCAACGTCATCGCCGCCGACACGAGCATGTCGTTCATCGACGGCGCCAAGGGCGTGCTGGAGTACGTGGGCATCGACATCGACTCGCTGGCCCGCAACTCCACGTTCGAGGAATCGGTGTTCCTGCTGTGGAACCGCCGCCTGCCGCGCAAGAGCGAACTGGACGCCTTCGTCAAGTCCATCCAGCAGGAATACGACATCCCCGACGCCATGCACGGCATCATCGCCCGTATCCCCGCCGACGCCGTGCCCATGCAGGCGCTGCGGACGCTGGTATCGGCGCTGGCGCTCTTCGACCCCGAGACCGAGGACGGCTCGCCCGAAGCCAACCAGCGCAAGAGCATCCGCCTGCTGGCCAAGACGGCGACGCTCATCGCCGCCTTCGACCGCCATCGCAAGGGCAAGTCCTTCGTCAAGCCCGACAAGTCCCTCAACGTGGCCACCAACTTTTTGTGGATGCTGCGCGGCGAGAAGCCCACCGAGGCCATGGCCAAGGCGCTGGATGTATGCCTCATCCTCCACGCCGACCACGGCTTCAACGCCTCCACCTTTGCGGCCATGGTGACGATCTCCACGCTGTCGGACATGTACTCCGCCGTCACCACCGCCATCGGCACGCTCAAGGGCCCGCTGCACGGCGGGGCCAACGAGGAAGTGATGGTGATGCTGCAGGAGATCGGCTCCATTGACAACGTCGAGCCCTACATCAAGGGCAAGCTGGAGCGCAAGGAGCGCATCATGGGCTTCGGCCACCGGGTCTACAAGGCCTACGACCCGCGGGCCACGTACCTCAAGACTTTCGCTCAGCAGATCGCCAGCGACACCGGCAACCAGAAGCTCTACGAGATGAGCCGCAAGATCGAGGAGATCATGCGCGAGGCGGTGGCGGCCAAGGGCATCCTGCCCAACGTGGACTTCTACTCCGCCACCACGTACTACTCGCTGGGGCTGGATGTGGACCTGTTCACGCCCATGTTCGCCATGAGCCGCGTCTCCGGCTGGTGCGGGCACTGCATCGAGTACCTGGCCGAGAACAAACTCATCCGCCCCGGCGCGGACTACGTCGGCCCGCACGGCGTGAAGTACGTGCCGATTGAGCAGCGGTGA